The Streptomyces sp. NBC_00483 genome contains the following window.
TGGGTGCACATCGCCGACTCGCTCTCCACCGAGGACTCGATCGGCACCTGGATCGAGACACTGATCCTGCCGTGGATCGTGCTCGCCTTCCTCAACGCCGCGATGTACGCCCGGCTCACCCGCGCCACCATGCTGGAGATCCTCGGCGAGGACTACATCCGCACCGCGCGCTCCAAGGGCCTCGGTGAGTCCTCGGTCATCACCCGGCACGCGCTGCGTTCCGCGATGACGCCGATCCTCACCGTCTTCGGCCTCGACCTCGGCGTGCTGCTCGGCGGCGCCGTGCTCACCGAGTCCACGTTCAACCTGCCGGGCCTCGGCCTCGCGGCGGTCCAGGCCATCAGCAACAAGGACCTGCCGGTGATCCTCGGCGTGACGCTCATCGCGGCCCTCGCGATCGCCGTCGCCAACCTCGTCGTGGACCTTCTGTACGCCGTCATCGACCCGCGAGTGAGGCTGGGATGACCGAACTGCACAAGACCGGAGCGGCGGTGGGTGAACCCACCGCGGCCTCCGGCGCCCCCAGCTCCTTCCTCGAGGTCCGTGACCTCAAGGTGCACTTCCCGACCGACGACGGCCTGGTCAAGTCCGTCGACGGGCTCTCCTTCAAGCTGGAGAAGGGCCGCACCCTCGGCATCGTCGGCGAGTCGGGGTCCGGCAAGTCCGTCACCTCGCTCGGCATCCTGGGCCTGCACACCACCGGCCAGTACGGCCGGCGCAAGGCGCAGATCAGCGGCGAGATCTGGCTGGACGGCACCGAGCTGCTCACCGCCGACCAGAACACCGTGCGCAAGCTGCGCGGCCGCGACATGGCGATGATCTTCCAGGACCCGCTGTCGGCCCTGCACCCGTACTACTCGATCGGCCGGCAGATCGTGGAGGCCTACCGGGTCCACCACGACGTCGACAAGAAGACCGCGCGCAAGCGGGCCATCGAGATGCTCGACCGGGTCGGGATCCCGCAGCCGGACAAGCGGATCGACTCCTACCCGCACGAGTTCTCGGGCGGTATGCGCCAGCGCGCGATGATCGCGATGGCGCTCGTCAACAACCCCGAGCTCCTGATCGCCGACGAGCCGACCACCGCGCTCGACGTGACGGTGCAGGCGCAGATCCTCGACCTGATCCGCGACCTCCAGAAGGAGTTCGGCTCCGCCGTCATCATGATCACGCACGACCTCGGGGTCGTCGCGGAGATGGCCGACGAGCTCCTGGTGATGTACGGCGGCCGCTGCGTCGAGCACGGCACCGCGGACCAGGTCTTCTCCACGCCCCAACACCCGTACACCTGGGGTCTGTTGGGCTCGATGCCGCGCATCGACCGGGAGCAGACCGAGCGGCTCACCCCGGTCAAGGGCGCCCCGCCCAGCCTCATCAACCTGCCGAGCGGCTGCGCCTTCAACCCGCGCTGCCCCTACGCGGACGTGCCCAAGGACAACATCACGCGCACCGAGCGCCCCGAACTGCGCGAGATCGGCTCCGGCCACTTCTCGGCCTGCCACATGTCGGCCGACGAACGCGAGCGGATCTGGACCGAAGAGATTGCGCCGAAGCTGTGACGGACGCCGCCGAAGGATCCAAAGGACCTGAGACCGAGACTGAGACCGAGATGACGCCCTCCACGATTCCCCAGCAGGCGACGACCTCTCCGGACGCCGCGGCCGGCGAGCCGCTGCTCAGGGTCGACGGCCTGGTCAAGCACTTCCCCATCCGCAAGGGCCTGCTCAAGCGGCAGGTCGCCGCCGTGCAGGCGGTCGACGGGCTCTCCTTCGACGTCCGCGCGGGGGAGACCCTCGGTGTCGTCGGCGAGTCCGGCTGCGGAAAGTCCACCATGGGCCGGCTGATCACCCGGCTGCTGGAACCCACGGGCGGGCGCGTCGAGTTCGAGGGCACGGACATCACGCACCTGAGCACCGGGGGCATGCGCCCGCTGCGCCGTGACGTCCAGATGATCTTCCAGGACCCGTACTCCTCCCTGAACCCGCGCCACAACATCGGCACGATCGTCGGCGCCCCGTTCAAGTTGCAGGGCGTCAAGCCCGAGGGCGGCGTGCGAAAGACGGTCCAGGAGCTCCTGGAGAAGGTCGGCCTCAACCCCGAGCACTACAACCGCTATCCGCACGAGTTCTCCGGCGGTCAGCGGCAACGCATCGGCATCGCGCGGGCGTTGGCCCTGCGGCCGAAGCTCGTGGTGGCGGACGAGCCGGTCTCGGCGCTCGACGTGTCGATCCAGGCGCAGGTGGTCAACCTCCTGGACGACCTCCAGGACGAGCTGGGCCTCACGTACGTGATCATCGCGCACGACCTCTCGGTCATCCGGCACGTCTCGGACCGGATCGCGGTCATGTACCTCGGCAAGATCGTCGAGTTGGCGGACCGCGACGACCTGTACTCGACGCCGATGCACCCGTACACGAAGGCGCTGCTCTCGGCCGTCCCGGTACCGGACCCCAAGCGCCGCGGCGCCAAGAGCGAGCGCATCCTGCTGCGCGGCGACGTCCCCTCGCCGATCGACCCGCCGACCGGGTGCCGCTTCCACACGCGGTGCTGGAAGGCGACGGAGCTCTGCAAGACGACGGAGCCCCCGCTGATCCCGTTGGCCAGGGCCCACCAGGTCGCGTGCCACCACCCGGAGAACGCGGCGGACCAGGCCCCGCAGGACTCCCAGCTCCTCCAGGTGGCAAAGGAGGCGATCGACGTGATCACGGTGCCGGAGTCGGTCGAGTCGGTCGAGTCGGTGGAGTCTCCGGAGGACGGTATTTCAAGCCCCGCCGGCGATTGAGGCGCGGGGTCCGGGGCAGAGCCCCGTGGCGTACACCCCGGTGCGGGTGAGCGTTCCAGGGGCGCCAACCCCGCCCTAGTGGCGTGTACATGGCCCAAAAGGGTCATGTACACGCACACCGCCGAGCGGCAGAGTTCCGCTGTCCGTTACACCGGAACCCGCTCGAAGGGACGCCCCATGGCCCTCTCCCGTTCGGCACGCCTGGCCGCGCTCACCGTCGCCGCCGCCTCCTTCTGCCTGATAGCCGCCGCACCCGCCCCCACCCCCGGCTCCGACGGCATCGGCGACCCGTACTTCCCACAGCTCGGCAACGGCGGCTTCGACGCCGAGCACTACGCGCTCGACGTCGCGTACAACCCCGACACCGACCGCCTCGACGGCCGCACGACCCTCACCGCGCGCGCCACCCAGAACCTCTCCGCCTTCGACCTCGACCTGCAGAAGCTGACCGTCACCAAGATCGAAGTGAACGGCAGACGCGCGGACTTCACCCGCAGCGGCGACGAGATACAGGTCAAGCCCCGCACCTCGCTCGGCAAGGGCAAGACCTTCACCACGACCGTCACGTACGGCGGAGTCCCCGAGCCCCTCAGCGGCCCCATCGTCTTCGGATCCGACTACGGCTGGATGAAGACCGCGGACGGCGTCTTCGTGGCCTGCGAGCCGAACGCCGCCTCCACCTGGTTCCCGTCCAGCGACCACCCGTCCGACAAGGCCACGTACGACATCCGTATCAAGGCCCCGAAGGGCCTCACCGGCGTCTCGAACGGCCGCCTCGTCGACACGTACGACACCGACAAGGGCAAGCAGACCGTCAACCACTGGCGCGAGACGAAGCCCATGGCGACGTATCTCGCGACCGCCAGCATCGGGAAGTTCGACGTCAAGACCGGCCGCACCCCCGCCGGTACGCCCATCTACGTAGCCATCGACCCGGTCCTCGCGAACAGCAACAACGTCGACGTGTACGCCGTGACCGCCGAGGCCACCGACTACTGGTCGCAGGTCTTCGGCCCGTACCCCTTCGAGGAGACGGGCGCGGTCGTCGACGACATGCCGCAGGCCGGCTTCTCGCTGGAGACGCAGACCAAGCCCAGCTACTCCGCCGTCCGCTCCGAGTCGACCATCGTGCACGAGCTGGCCCACCAGTGGTTCGGCGACTCCGTCTCGGTCGAGCAGTGGAAGAACATCTGGCTCAACGAGGGCTTCGCCACGTACGCCCAGTGGCTGTGGACCGAGCACAAGGGCGGCGCCTCCGCCCACGACTCCTTCCTCGCGGGCTACAACTCCCGCCCCGCGGACTCCTCCTTCTGGCAGGTGAAGGTCGGCGACCCGCAGCGCGACACGATGTTCGCCTCCGCCGTCTACCAGCGCGGCGCGATGACCCTCCAGGTGCTGCGCGAGCGCATCGGCGACAAGGCGTTCTTCAAGCTGCTGCCGCAGTGGACCAAGCTGCACCGCTACGACACTGCCCAGACG
Protein-coding sequences here:
- a CDS encoding ABC transporter ATP-binding protein, which codes for MTELHKTGAAVGEPTAASGAPSSFLEVRDLKVHFPTDDGLVKSVDGLSFKLEKGRTLGIVGESGSGKSVTSLGILGLHTTGQYGRRKAQISGEIWLDGTELLTADQNTVRKLRGRDMAMIFQDPLSALHPYYSIGRQIVEAYRVHHDVDKKTARKRAIEMLDRVGIPQPDKRIDSYPHEFSGGMRQRAMIAMALVNNPELLIADEPTTALDVTVQAQILDLIRDLQKEFGSAVIMITHDLGVVAEMADELLVMYGGRCVEHGTADQVFSTPQHPYTWGLLGSMPRIDREQTERLTPVKGAPPSLINLPSGCAFNPRCPYADVPKDNITRTERPELREIGSGHFSACHMSADERERIWTEEIAPKL
- a CDS encoding ABC transporter ATP-binding protein, producing MTPSTIPQQATTSPDAAAGEPLLRVDGLVKHFPIRKGLLKRQVAAVQAVDGLSFDVRAGETLGVVGESGCGKSTMGRLITRLLEPTGGRVEFEGTDITHLSTGGMRPLRRDVQMIFQDPYSSLNPRHNIGTIVGAPFKLQGVKPEGGVRKTVQELLEKVGLNPEHYNRYPHEFSGGQRQRIGIARALALRPKLVVADEPVSALDVSIQAQVVNLLDDLQDELGLTYVIIAHDLSVIRHVSDRIAVMYLGKIVELADRDDLYSTPMHPYTKALLSAVPVPDPKRRGAKSERILLRGDVPSPIDPPTGCRFHTRCWKATELCKTTEPPLIPLARAHQVACHHPENAADQAPQDSQLLQVAKEAIDVITVPESVESVESVESPEDGISSPAGD
- a CDS encoding M1 family metallopeptidase, coding for MALSRSARLAALTVAAASFCLIAAAPAPTPGSDGIGDPYFPQLGNGGFDAEHYALDVAYNPDTDRLDGRTTLTARATQNLSAFDLDLQKLTVTKIEVNGRRADFTRSGDEIQVKPRTSLGKGKTFTTTVTYGGVPEPLSGPIVFGSDYGWMKTADGVFVACEPNAASTWFPSSDHPSDKATYDIRIKAPKGLTGVSNGRLVDTYDTDKGKQTVNHWRETKPMATYLATASIGKFDVKTGRTPAGTPIYVAIDPVLANSNNVDVYAVTAEATDYWSQVFGPYPFEETGAVVDDMPQAGFSLETQTKPSYSAVRSESTIVHELAHQWFGDSVSVEQWKNIWLNEGFATYAQWLWTEHKGGASAHDSFLAGYNSRPADSSFWQVKVGDPQRDTMFASAVYQRGAMTLQVLRERIGDKAFFKLLPQWTKLHRYDTAQTSDFIALAERVSGQQLDDLFDTWLFTTGKPSL